One window of Bacteroides sp. AN502(2024) genomic DNA carries:
- a CDS encoding DUF3440 domain-containing protein, with the protein MAKKKIAGTKNVYELAQERLKVIFNEFDNIYVSFSGGKDSGVLLNMCIDYIRKNNLKIRLGVFHMDYEIQYKMTIDYVDRMLEANKDILDVYRVCIPFRVATCTSMYQSFWRPWEDSKKNIWVRSMPKKAMTKEDFPFYNTTMWDYEFQMRFAQWIHSKKDAVRTCCLIGIRTQESFNRWRCIYMSRKFQMYHTYKWTSKVGNDIYNAYPIYDWKTTDVWTANGKFQWDYNTLYDLYYRAGVNLERQRVASPFINEAQESLQLYRVLDPNTWGKMVGRVNGVNFTGMYGGTHAMGWQSVKLPEGYTWREFMYFLLSTLPERARKNYLRKLSVSVNFWRTRGGCLSDATIQKLIDAKVPIIVMDNSNYKTLKKPVRMEYLDDIDIPEFKEIPTYKRMCICILKNDHACKYMGFSPTKEEMSKRSQIMEQYRIIVS; encoded by the coding sequence ATGGCGAAAAAGAAAATAGCAGGCACAAAGAATGTATATGAATTGGCACAAGAACGATTAAAGGTTATATTTAATGAATTTGATAATATATATGTGTCATTCTCCGGAGGCAAGGACAGTGGGGTATTGCTGAATATGTGTATCGATTATATCCGGAAGAATAATCTGAAGATACGCCTGGGTGTTTTTCATATGGATTATGAAATCCAGTATAAGATGACTATTGACTATGTGGACCGGATGCTGGAGGCTAATAAGGATATTCTGGACGTATACCGGGTATGCATCCCTTTCCGTGTGGCTACTTGCACTTCGATGTATCAATCTTTCTGGCGTCCGTGGGAAGATAGCAAGAAAAATATATGGGTTCGTTCCATGCCTAAAAAGGCAATGACCAAGGAGGATTTTCCTTTTTATAATACAACCATGTGGGATTACGAATTCCAGATGCGTTTTGCGCAATGGATACATTCTAAGAAGGATGCAGTGCGCACTTGTTGCCTGATCGGGATTCGTACACAGGAGAGTTTTAATCGGTGGAGATGTATCTATATGAGCCGCAAATTTCAGATGTATCATACATATAAATGGACTTCGAAAGTGGGGAATGACATTTATAATGCTTATCCTATTTATGACTGGAAGACGACGGATGTATGGACGGCTAATGGAAAATTCCAATGGGATTATAATACTTTGTACGATCTTTATTATCGTGCCGGAGTCAATCTGGAGCGTCAGCGTGTAGCGAGTCCTTTTATTAATGAGGCACAAGAGAGTCTGCAACTTTACCGGGTACTGGATCCGAATACTTGGGGGAAAATGGTGGGAAGGGTGAACGGAGTGAACTTTACCGGTATGTATGGGGGGACTCATGCAATGGGATGGCAGTCGGTGAAACTTCCGGAAGGATATACATGGCGCGAGTTTATGTATTTCCTATTGTCTACTTTGCCGGAACGGGCGAGGAAAAATTATCTCCGAAAACTCTCTGTGAGTGTGAATTTCTGGCGGACAAGGGGAGGGTGTCTGAGTGACGCCACCATCCAAAAGCTGATTGATGCGAAAGTGCCGATTATTGTTATGGACAACAGTAACTACAAAACGTTGAAGAAACCGGTGCGTATGGAATATCTGGATGATATTGATATTCCTGAGTTCAAGGAAATACCCACGTATAAGCGGATGTGTATCTGTATTCTCAAGAATGACCATGCTTGTAAATATATGGGTTTTTCACCAACGAAGGAGGAGATGAGTAAAAGAAGTCAAATTATGGAGCAATATAGAATCATAGTATCATGA
- a CDS encoding abortive infection system antitoxin AbiGi family protein: MGLSTNVVWHQTTFKGLEAIIQSKKLKCSYSLETIKWKGSTKNIAFPMISFCDIPLSDIGEYLGKYGPYTIGFKSKWAKSKGLSLVWYRYVEALSLRNQMDSFKNLGGKCKEWTESEKSLWYSIAYTKNYDGELKKYGFSSYRFYDERELRYVPDFNSLVGQNEKPFISEEDYQGLKKSKGSTFVEGFDLGFDVNDIEYVLISERNQFKNVKGLFDRDVSHITFLSHRQIEQDIIGQSHNRKK, from the coding sequence ATGGGATTAAGTACAAATGTTGTTTGGCATCAAACTACATTCAAGGGATTGGAAGCAATTATTCAATCTAAGAAACTAAAGTGTTCATATAGTCTTGAAACCATCAAATGGAAGGGGTCAACGAAAAATATCGCTTTCCCTATGATTAGTTTCTGTGATATTCCATTATCAGATATTGGCGAATACCTTGGCAAATACGGACCGTATACCATTGGATTCAAAAGTAAGTGGGCAAAATCTAAAGGATTATCACTTGTGTGGTACCGGTATGTGGAAGCGTTGTCCTTACGGAATCAAATGGATTCATTTAAGAACCTTGGTGGTAAATGTAAAGAATGGACGGAATCGGAAAAATCTTTATGGTATTCCATCGCATATACGAAGAATTATGATGGAGAATTGAAAAAATACGGATTCAGTTCTTATCGTTTTTACGATGAAAGGGAGTTAAGATATGTTCCCGATTTTAACAGCTTGGTAGGACAAAATGAGAAACCTTTCATTTCAGAAGAGGATTACCAAGGACTGAAAAAATCTAAAGGTAGCACCTTTGTTGAGGGTTTTGATTTAGGCTTTGATGTAAACGATATTGAATATGTCTTAATATCTGAGCGTAATCAATTCAAAAATGTTAAAGGTTTATTCGATAGGGATGTAAGCCATATCACATTTTTATCTCATCGTCAAATAGAACAAGATATTATAGGTCAATCCCATAACCGTAAGAAATGA
- a CDS encoding caspase family protein: MNKISCLVIVLLSFALLGNAKIVQVNKSIITHEHTFLLKTIELQDTKTICCWSVKSRMPQTWVCMTRGAYLEGEGGHKYGFVNSSLPMEPERVALAENECLDFTVEFEYISKHVQSIRYYSNDSFYINDISLTGNQSNAKSSSEIRLQELFELSNNGDAEAQMELSYCYDSGYGGLESNFADFMYWMEKSAENGYPEAQFALALVYDAKQNFVKAFDLCKKAAEKGFVDAMYKVAYCYSSGTGVAQNYYNAVEWYKKAMANNHSWAFNNMAYLYFEGKGVPKNTQKAFELVDKAIQIEPDEPNFYDTKGELLLKVGDTENAIKTWDILKRLSPDYAANENTVFTQYMNELSVNTGANQKSQHVESLFVVIISNENYKYESKVPYALNDGESFNLFCRNVLNVPNTNIQHITDATYNDLKYSVKWLEQIIEAYKGDARVIFYYAGHGIPDESQKTALLLPVDGNGTDPASGYSLSKLYQSLGTLPSKSVMVFLDACFSGTKREGGMMASARGIAIKTKATTPANNMVVFSASQGDQTAAAYDDKQHGMFSYYMMQKLQESKGETTLGDLFNYVQDRVQKQSVVVNKKVQTPTVLSSPTIGDDWKSWKLK, from the coding sequence ATGAATAAAATATCGTGCTTAGTCATCGTGCTATTATCTTTTGCATTGCTCGGCAATGCAAAAATTGTTCAAGTGAATAAATCTATTATTACTCATGAGCATACTTTTCTTCTAAAGACAATAGAGCTGCAGGATACGAAGACAATTTGTTGTTGGAGTGTAAAGTCAAGAATGCCTCAAACGTGGGTATGTATGACTCGCGGTGCATATTTGGAGGGAGAGGGAGGTCATAAATATGGCTTTGTAAATAGTTCATTGCCTATGGAACCGGAAAGGGTGGCCTTGGCGGAAAATGAGTGTTTGGACTTTACTGTAGAATTTGAATATATTTCAAAGCACGTACAATCTATCAGATATTACTCAAATGACTCTTTCTATATTAACGACATCTCTTTGACTGGCAATCAAAGCAACGCAAAAAGTTCTTCAGAAATAAGACTGCAAGAATTGTTTGAATTATCAAACAATGGTGACGCGGAAGCACAAATGGAATTGTCTTATTGCTATGATAGTGGTTACGGGGGACTGGAAAGTAATTTTGCGGATTTTATGTATTGGATGGAAAAATCAGCGGAAAACGGCTATCCGGAAGCTCAATTTGCATTGGCATTAGTTTACGATGCAAAACAAAATTTTGTAAAAGCCTTTGATTTGTGCAAAAAAGCGGCAGAGAAGGGATTTGTAGATGCCATGTATAAAGTGGCTTACTGTTACTCATCAGGAACGGGAGTTGCTCAAAATTATTATAATGCGGTAGAATGGTATAAAAAGGCTATGGCAAATAATCACTCTTGGGCATTCAACAATATGGCATATCTTTATTTTGAAGGTAAAGGAGTTCCTAAAAACACTCAAAAGGCTTTTGAATTGGTTGATAAGGCTATCCAAATAGAACCGGACGAACCAAACTTTTATGATACAAAGGGTGAATTGCTTCTGAAAGTTGGTGATACGGAAAATGCCATAAAAACGTGGGATATTCTTAAACGTTTAAGCCCTGATTATGCGGCTAATGAGAATACGGTTTTTACTCAATACATGAATGAGTTGAGTGTGAATACCGGTGCTAACCAAAAGTCGCAACACGTTGAAAGCTTATTTGTTGTGATTATTTCGAATGAGAATTACAAATATGAATCAAAAGTGCCTTATGCGTTAAATGATGGAGAGTCCTTCAATCTGTTTTGTCGGAATGTTCTTAACGTACCCAATACAAATATTCAGCACATTACGGATGCTACATACAATGATTTGAAATATTCTGTAAAATGGTTGGAACAAATTATAGAGGCTTACAAGGGGGATGCACGTGTCATTTTCTATTATGCAGGTCATGGGATACCTGATGAATCACAAAAGACCGCTTTGCTTTTACCTGTTGACGGTAATGGAACAGATCCTGCATCTGGTTATAGTTTGAGTAAACTTTATCAATCCTTAGGGACATTGCCTTCAAAATCTGTAATGGTGTTCTTGGATGCGTGCTTCAGTGGCACTAAACGAGAAGGGGGCATGATGGCTTCTGCTCGTGGCATTGCCATAAAGACAAAAGCGACCACCCCAGCTAATAATATGGTAGTATTTTCAGCTTCTCAAGGAGACCAAACGGCAGCAGCTTATGATGACAAGCAACATGGAATGTTTTCTTACTATATGATGCAAAAGTTGCAAGAAAGTAAAGGAGAAACTACACTTGGAGATTTGTTTAACTATGTGCAAGATCGAGTACAGAAGCAATCTGTTGTGGTTAATAAGAAGGTTCAAACTCCTACAGTTTTATCTTCCCCTACCATTGGAGATGATTGGAAATCGTGGAAACTAAAATAA
- a CDS encoding tetratricopeptide repeat protein, producing MKRIIFVIVAGLFFATVYSQNKLSKEQIAEHYNNGTRYKYNKKYKEAFDEYMILAKDGFAMAEWEIAMCYYEGQGCQPNMQEYSKWMQRAAMHEFSRAYVEMGHIYYEGIGVAQNFQDAVKWYEKAANAGDALGAHCLGLAYHKGEGVAQDHKKAIYWYEKAVDGEKLSASANNIAMIYAKGGVGVERNLILAFQWFRRAADLGDRNAQYTLGLWYLDGSDKLKENSGCDECPTFSKDTTKALDYFKAAAAQGHVKAQIKVAEMTKR from the coding sequence ATGAAACGGATAATTTTTGTTATTGTGGCAGGATTGTTTTTTGCCACGGTCTATTCTCAGAATAAGCTGTCGAAGGAACAAATAGCAGAACACTATAATAACGGTACTCGATACAAGTATAATAAAAAGTATAAAGAGGCTTTTGATGAATATATGATTCTTGCGAAGGACGGATTTGCCATGGCAGAATGGGAAATAGCGATGTGTTATTATGAAGGACAAGGGTGTCAACCGAATATGCAGGAGTATTCTAAATGGATGCAACGAGCAGCTATGCATGAGTTCTCTAGGGCTTATGTTGAGATGGGGCATATCTATTACGAAGGCATAGGCGTTGCACAGAATTTTCAGGATGCGGTAAAATGGTATGAAAAGGCGGCAAATGCAGGAGATGCTTTAGGTGCACATTGCTTAGGACTGGCTTATCATAAGGGAGAAGGAGTTGCACAAGACCATAAAAAAGCAATTTATTGGTATGAAAAAGCTGTAGATGGCGAAAAACTAAGTGCATCTGCTAATAACATTGCCATGATATACGCTAAAGGTGGTGTTGGTGTTGAAAGAAATCTGATTTTAGCATTTCAGTGGTTTAGGAGAGCCGCGGATTTAGGAGATAGAAATGCTCAATACACTTTGGGACTTTGGTATTTGGATGGTTCGGATAAGCTAAAAGAAAACAGCGGTTGTGACGAATGCCCCACATTCTCTAAAGACACCACGAAAGCGTTAGATTATTTTAAAGCGGCTGCGGCTCAAGGACATGTGAAGGCACAAATTAAAGTTGCAGAAATGACAAAACGGTAA
- a CDS encoding caspase family protein translates to MKRIVLIILLIASCKVSYAQFDALIHSAELGDETAQMYLGKAYLNGDKSYRIPQNNQKALEYFKMASDGSNNREAQFLIFKIYMAQKDMDFAISWLEKSADNGYAPAQQYLGYFYDHGYKGGNPQLAYKYYKMSADQGYLMALDNVGDCLRFGKGVEQNVFEARKYYQVAVDNGFVGANIGLSVSYALIGDIPKAEEHARKAIEGNYIDGYDMLAFILSNQGKYEEAHRTIQEAIDMMRSGKGIKKFAPLVGLLGNDGLIYLKEGKMDMAVKIWQQMQEIDLSYTENMDGEFCETMRTYMAGNIDVNIPVSTTISEKTFVVVIANENYRREAGVPHAHNDGAVFVEYCKKTIGIPEKNIQIFNDASLNDIRQSINWLVQIVKAYNGEAKIIFYYAGHGIPDETDKSAYLLPVDGFGADVETAYSLSKLYDTLGGLNTKSVLVLLDACFSGTKREGGMMAMSRGVAIKVEKGSPKGNTVVLSAAQGDETAYPYEEQKHGMFTYFLLKKLRMEKGNVTLGDLYEYVREQVSQQSLVQNKKSQTPAVASSPLLGDKWKQWNLK, encoded by the coding sequence ATGAAACGTATAGTATTGATAATTTTATTGATAGCCTCATGTAAAGTTTCTTATGCGCAATTTGATGCATTGATTCATTCAGCAGAATTAGGCGATGAAACAGCTCAAATGTATTTGGGAAAAGCATACCTGAATGGCGATAAATCGTATCGTATTCCTCAAAATAATCAGAAAGCCTTGGAGTATTTCAAGATGGCATCCGATGGGAGTAATAATAGAGAAGCGCAGTTCTTGATATTCAAAATTTATATGGCTCAAAAAGACATGGACTTTGCAATCTCTTGGTTGGAGAAATCCGCTGATAATGGCTATGCTCCCGCGCAACAGTATTTGGGGTATTTTTATGACCATGGCTATAAAGGGGGTAATCCTCAACTGGCGTATAAATATTATAAAATGTCGGCAGACCAAGGCTATTTGATGGCACTTGATAATGTGGGCGATTGCTTGAGATTTGGTAAAGGAGTTGAGCAAAATGTATTTGAGGCAAGAAAGTATTATCAAGTTGCTGTAGACAACGGTTTCGTTGGAGCTAATATTGGTTTATCGGTTTCGTATGCCTTGATTGGTGATATTCCAAAAGCAGAAGAGCATGCCCGTAAAGCTATTGAGGGGAATTATATAGATGGATATGATATGTTGGCTTTCATATTATCCAATCAAGGGAAATATGAAGAAGCCCATAGAACCATACAAGAAGCCATTGATATGATGAGAAGCGGGAAAGGGATTAAAAAGTTTGCCCCTTTGGTAGGCTTATTGGGTAATGACGGTTTAATCTATCTCAAAGAAGGTAAAATGGATATGGCGGTAAAAATATGGCAACAGATGCAAGAAATAGATTTGAGCTATACGGAAAACATGGATGGAGAATTTTGTGAAACAATGAGAACATATATGGCAGGAAACATAGATGTAAACATACCTGTTTCTACGACCATTTCCGAGAAGACATTTGTTGTGGTTATAGCCAATGAAAACTACAGGCGTGAAGCCGGGGTACCTCATGCGCATAACGATGGTGCAGTTTTTGTCGAATATTGCAAAAAGACGATTGGTATTCCTGAGAAGAATATCCAAATTTTCAATGATGCTTCTCTGAATGACATCCGGCAAAGTATAAATTGGTTAGTCCAAATTGTAAAAGCATACAATGGAGAGGCTAAAATTATTTTCTATTATGCCGGGCATGGCATTCCTGATGAAACGGACAAATCTGCATATTTGCTTCCAGTGGATGGCTTTGGGGCTGATGTGGAAACGGCATATAGCTTGTCGAAATTGTATGATACGTTAGGCGGACTAAACACGAAATCGGTTTTAGTATTGTTGGATGCTTGTTTTAGTGGTACAAAACGAGAAGGGGGTATGATGGCGATGTCGCGAGGGGTAGCTATCAAAGTAGAAAAAGGTTCACCTAAAGGAAATACGGTTGTACTCTCTGCGGCGCAGGGAGATGAAACCGCATATCCATACGAGGAGCAGAAACATGGCATGTTTACTTATTTTCTGTTGAAGAAACTACGAATGGAAAAGGGCAATGTAACATTGGGAGATTTATATGAATATGTGAGAGAGCAGGTCTCTCAACAATCATTGGTTCAAAACAAAAAGTCTCAAACACCGGCTGTTGCATCTTCTCCATTGCTTGGCGACAAATGGAAACAATGGAATTTGAAATGA
- a CDS encoding IbrB-like domain-containing protein: protein MSVYKSPVYEVKAVPVEKVYANDYNPNVVAPPEMKLLELSIWEDGFTMPCVCYYDKDEDRYILVDGYHRYTVLKTSQRIYKRENGLLPVVVIDKDLSHRMSSTIRHNRARGMHNIELMCNIVAELDRAGMSDQWIMKNIGMDRDELLRLKQISGLADLFANREFSIPDEVPPTETERKTL, encoded by the coding sequence ATGAGTGTATATAAAAGCCCTGTTTACGAGGTAAAAGCGGTACCCGTAGAAAAAGTATATGCAAACGATTATAATCCGAATGTCGTTGCACCGCCTGAGATGAAGTTGTTAGAACTTTCTATTTGGGAAGATGGCTTTACAATGCCATGTGTCTGTTATTATGATAAAGATGAAGATCGCTATATCTTGGTGGATGGCTATCATCGTTATACTGTATTGAAAACCTCCCAACGAATCTATAAGCGTGAAAACGGCTTATTGCCGGTTGTGGTGATTGACAAGGATTTGTCTCATCGCATGAGTTCGACAATCCGCCACAACCGTGCCCGTGGAATGCATAACATTGAATTGATGTGTAACATTGTTGCAGAGCTTGACAGGGCGGGTATGTCCGATCAATGGATTATGAAAAATATCGGAATGGATCGTGATGAATTGCTGCGCCTGAAACAAATCTCAGGACTTGCCGATCTGTTTGCCAATCGCGAATTCAGTATTCCGGATGAGGTGCCCCCTACGGAAACAGAACGCAAGACCTTATAA